The following are encoded together in the Populus trichocarpa isolate Nisqually-1 chromosome 5, P.trichocarpa_v4.1, whole genome shotgun sequence genome:
- the LOC7480434 gene encoding probable terpene synthase 3, with the protein MALQESTPKAQFRRTAEFHPSVWGDYFINKTPCDEMLFSAWIKEVEVLKEEVRTMVTSATLKPSEKLKLMDIVLRLGIGYHFEGEINDIIEHAYNTYHGNNFDDDLFTVALRFRLLRQYGYNVSSDIFNEFKDGKGNFKDNLIDDVEGLLSLYEASFLGGHGEDTLDKALSFCKTHLESAVAHLVSPLADKVSHALKRPLLKGVPKHEQWHHILIYQQDEACTGAVLKLAKLDFNVVQKCYQDELRIISRWWIDLDFATKLPFARDRVIECFFWGLGAFLEPQFVLARRFITKVLIFLSILDDIYDVHGTIEELELFTEKIERWDTSMEDLPDYMKLFFEALIGFFDEIEQETGKEGRPYCVHYSREMLKNQARAYLIEARWFNQDCVPQLEEYRRGGVYTSCYPMAAVAWLCGMAETGSKEVFEWMLKNPKIVVASSDIGRLMDDITSHEFEQERGHVASAVECCMKQYGVSKKEAYDMLNKMVESDWKDINEELLKPSTVPRQVLILMLNLARIIDVVYKDYDGYTEAKNATKEMLTAFLVDPLPVVA; encoded by the exons ATGGCCCTTCAAGAATCAACCCCAAAAGCTCAATTTCGCCGAACAGCAGAGTTTCATCCTTCTGTATGGGGTGATTACTTCATCAACAAGACTCCTTGTGATGAG ATGCTATTCAGCGCTTGGATTAAGGAAGTTGAGGTGCTGAAAGAAGAAGTGAGGACCATGGTTACAAGCGCCACTCTAAAACCATCAGAAAAGCTGAAGTTGATGGACATTGTCCTTCGGCTAGGCATTGGTTACCATTTTGAAGGAGAAATTAATGACATAATAGAGCACGCATACAATACTTATCATGGCAACAACTTCGACGATGACCTCTTTACAGTTGCTCTTCGATTTCGATTACTTAGACAGTATGGATACAATGTTTCAAGTG ATATTTTCAACGAGTTCAAGGACGGAAAAGGCAACTTCAAGGACAATCTTATTGATGATGTGGAAGGCTTGCTAAGTTTATATGAAGCTTCTTTCCTCGGTGGTCATGGAGAAGATACGCTAGATAAAGCTCTTTCCTTTTGCAAAACTCACCTCGAGTCCGCGGTTGCTCATCTGGTCTCTCCTCTTGCTGACAAAGTAAGTCATGCTTTGAAGCGGCCTCTCCTCAAAGGCGTACCAAAGCATGAGCAATGGCACCACATCCTTATCTACCAGCAAGACGAAGCTTGCACTGGAGCTGTTCTAAAGCTAGCAAAGTTGGATTTCAATGTAGTGCAAAAGTGCTACCAGGACGAGCTGAGGATTATCTCTAG GTGGTGGATAGACTTGGACTTTGCTACAAAGCTACCCTTTGCTCGAGACAGGGTGATTGAGTGCTTTTTTTGGGGACTGGGAGCATTTCTTGAGCCACAATTTGTACTTGCAAGGAGGTTCATAACAAAAGTACTTATATTTTTGTCCATATTGGATGACATATATGATGTGCACGGAACGATTGAAGAACTTGAGCTTTTCACCGAAAAGATTGAAAG GTGGGATACTAGCATGGAAGATCTGCCAGATtacatgaaattgttttttgaggCATTAATTGGTTTCTTCGATGAAATTGAGCAAGAGACAGGGAAGGAAGGAAGACCATACTGCGTGCACTACTCTAGAGAAATG TTGAAGAATCAAGCAAGGGCCTACCTTATTGAAGCCAGATGGTTCAACCAAGACTGTGTTCCACAACTGGAGGAATACAGGCGTGGTGGTGTGTATACTTCTTGTTATCCTATGGCCGCAGTGGCATGGTTATGTGGGATGGCAGAAACAGGTTCAAAGGAGGTATTTGAGTGGATgttaaaaaatcctaaaatcgTGGTTGCCTCATCTGATATCGGTAGGCTCATGGATGACATTACATCCCATGAG TTTGAGCAAGAAAGAGGACATGTTGCGTCAGCTGTTGAGTGCTGCATGAAGCAATATGGTGTTTCAAAGAAAGAAGCATATGACATGTTGAACAAGATGGTTGAAAGTGATTGGAAAGACATAAATGAGGAGCTTCTCAAGCCATCTACTGTTCCTAGGCAAGTCTTGATACTTATGCTTAATCTAGCTCGTATCATAGACGTTGTATACAAGGATTATGATGGCTATACAGAGGCCAAGAACGCGACGAAGGAAATGCTGACTGCTTTCCTCGTAGATCCCCTTCCAGTTGTAGCATGA
- the LOC18099089 gene encoding probable aspartic proteinase GIP1: MAMAKLVLVLAFFFIQSLTTSLTLPLQATATKSFVSPIQKDRSTLQYIITAYLQTPLRQAKLLVDLGASFTWVNCDDKYFHSTTYKHIPCDYPLADLLGQPACLVNCVDPPGPNCANNSCLLSPVNPIKPIDFTRSDPIATALLDYLALPELINGSSQVGPLEKIRNFIFSCGHTSYLKGLARGVVGLAGFGRSNISIPVQITPHFFAICLSGSKSQPGVAFFGSKGPYYFSPGIDLSSSLTYTPLIVNPVGKDSGPDNKIASPEYYIELTSVKVNNKVVQFNQSLLAITSENGFGGTTISTVAPYTKLESSIYKAVTRAFLKAAASSTYNLTKTTTKPVKPFGVCYPASDIKITKMGPVVPTIDLVLHNKDVVWKIFGSNSMVRIVKKGGVDVWCLAFVDGGARTTVRDSTWIGSPSVVIGGHQLEDNMLQFDLESKKLGFSSSILSKGTTCSNFKFSTKKI; encoded by the coding sequence ATGGCAATGGCAAAACTAGTTTTAGTTTTAGCCTTCTTCTTTATCCAATCTCTTACAACCTCCCTAACTCTTCCTCTCCAAGCAACAGCAACAAAATCCTTTGTGTCGCCTATTCAAAAGGACCGTTCTACGCTCCAATACATCATCACTGCGTACCTGCAAACCCCTCTCAGGCAAGCCAAATTACTCGTCGACCTCGGCGCTAGTTTTACTTGGGTCAACTGTGACGACAAGTACTTCCATTCCACCACATACAAACACATACCTTGTGATTATCCACTTGCTGATTTGCTAGGTCAACCTGCTTGCCTTGTCAACTGTGTGGATCCGCCAGGTCCAAATTGTGCCAACAATTCTTGCTTGCTCTCTCCTGTAAACCCCATCAAGCCTATCGACTTTACAAGAAGTGACCCCATTGCGACCGCCCTCCTTGACTATTTAGCCTTGCCTGAATTAATAAATGGTTCTTCTCAAGTTGGACCATTGGAAAAAATCCGCAACTTTATCTTCTCCTGTGGTCATACTAGTTATCTCAAAGGCCTGGCTAGAGGTGTTGTTGGCTTAGCAGGTTTTGGCAGATCAAACATCTCCATCCCAGTGCAGATCACTCCGCATTTTTTTGCGATTTGCTTGTCAGGTTCAAAATCTCAGCCTGGTGTGGCCTTCTTTGGTTCTAAAGGCCCTTATTACTTCTCGCCGGGCATTGACCTGTCAAGTTCTCTTACTTATACTCCACTCATTGTGAACCCTGTCGGAAAAGACTCCGGACCTGACAATAAGATCGCTTCACCTGAATATTACATAGAGTTGACTTCTGTAAAAGTAAACAACAAGGTGGTGCAATTCAATCAATCCCTCTTAGCCATTACCAGTGAGAATGGTTTTGGAGGGACCACGATCAGCACTGTTGCTCCATATACGAAGTTAGAGAGTTCTATTTACAAAGCTGTTACTAGAGCATTCTTGAAGGCAGCTGCTTCTTCAACTTACAATCTTACTAAAACAACAACGAAACCCGTTAAGCCATTCGGTGTCTGCTACCCTGCAAGTGACATAAAGATTACAAAGATGGGACCTGTTGTGCCAACCATCGATCTTGTGTTGCATAACAAAGATGTCGTTTGGAAGATCTTTGGATCAAATTCTATGGTTAGGATTGTAAAGAAAGGAGGTGTTGATGTATGGTGCCTGGCTTTTGTGGATGGTGGGGCTAGAACTACCGTACGAGATTCAACTTGGATTGGGAGTCCATCTGTCGTGATTGGTGGTCATCAATTGGAGGATAATATGCTGCAATTCGATTTGGAGTCCAAGAAATTGGGTTTTAGCTCCTCGATTCTGTCAAAGGGAACTACTTGTTCCAATTTCAAGTTTTCTACcaagaaaatctaa